From Granulicella sp. WH15, the proteins below share one genomic window:
- a CDS encoding SLBB domain-containing protein, translated as MTLRQHTHLNVRFARPARVLLLALSSVAGFMLLLPSHAMAQESSVLDSTQSTSTSQPPTNPDTSASAMAFGGSTDTSDDRTSSIASSNLDAPAASLPADQIIRILEQNPDLSTEVKSQVADRLQQQGTQVEASDISDAMLDNQIMTNAGVRANITTFLRSRGYISPQNGLQSMATGNAQDDPLSSQSALALSDNMSTATRFSSNSSPLDEDETTLSPRTNTSINRQNNAARRGHEETSASTDAPKVFHQPTPYNLRSMRDLYTQIPEQSAPLKRFGSEVFVTRDLSSSMSRGTSTRDTPLDIPLGPDYVVGPGDTLTINLWGGVTQSLTRAIDRSGQILLPEAGSLQVAGLPLQRAESLITSALKQQYRNVQVSVMISRLRSVRVYLVGDVQRPGGYDISSLATPLSALYAAGGPTSVGSLRIVRHYRGQQLIEDIDLYDFLLHGVQKNSARFESGDTLQVPPAGPQVAVSGAVKRPAIYELKPGESTLASVVEDAGGLTVAASLGHITIERIDANHQRETVTLSNSSGQAPQPDHAAIDKFLIKDGDRIHIAPILPYSERAIYLQGHVVRPGRLPYSDAMRLSDVLHSYQDMLPEPAAHGEIVRLVPPDLHAETISFDVPDVLIGNANLSLQPFDTIRIFGRYEVDTPKVTIHGEVLRPGNYPLSAGMTAAQLVRMAGGFKRDALLDSADLTSYGIEGGNRVAGKLATLHIGAAVNGTEPNSDVPLKPGDILTIHQITGWNDIGQSVRIEGQVRFPGNYGFQEGEHLSSVLRRAGGLRDTAYPEGAVLIREQVRELEEKSRQELIRQIETNSAAARLGPALGAGDTGSTLQLIKSQQEQALNQLKSQPASGRMVIHISDDINSWANTPADIELRRGDVLTIPKRPGFVLVSGQVYNATALTFAPGKTAAWYLSHAGGTNSTANRKEIFIIRANGSVVGHHSGGFFDPNVLSTRLNPGDVVVVPQKIIGASLLWRNLLTTAQLASSIGITAGIAAAAL; from the coding sequence ATGACTCTACGGCAACACACGCATCTGAATGTCCGCTTCGCCCGGCCTGCCCGGGTGCTTCTGTTAGCCCTGTCATCCGTCGCAGGCTTCATGCTTCTTCTTCCGAGCCACGCCATGGCCCAGGAGTCGTCCGTCCTTGATTCGACGCAGAGCACAAGCACATCGCAGCCTCCGACGAATCCAGACACCAGCGCCTCCGCGATGGCCTTTGGCGGTAGCACAGATACAAGCGACGATCGCACCTCCTCTATTGCTTCGAGCAATTTGGATGCTCCCGCAGCCTCTCTGCCTGCCGACCAGATCATTCGTATCCTCGAGCAGAACCCCGACCTATCGACAGAGGTAAAGTCCCAGGTCGCCGACCGTCTGCAGCAGCAGGGGACGCAGGTCGAAGCAAGCGATATCTCCGACGCGATGCTCGACAACCAGATCATGACCAACGCCGGCGTGCGTGCAAACATCACAACCTTCCTGCGCTCGCGCGGATACATCTCTCCCCAGAACGGCCTGCAATCCATGGCTACAGGCAACGCGCAGGACGATCCCTTATCCTCGCAGTCTGCCTTGGCATTGTCGGACAACATGAGCACCGCCACCCGGTTCTCTTCAAACTCCTCTCCCCTCGATGAGGACGAAACCACGCTGTCGCCTCGCACCAACACCAGCATCAACCGTCAGAACAATGCGGCCCGGCGAGGACACGAAGAGACGAGCGCCTCGACCGATGCCCCCAAGGTCTTTCATCAACCAACGCCCTACAACCTGCGTTCTATGCGCGATCTGTACACACAGATCCCAGAGCAGTCGGCCCCTCTCAAGCGCTTCGGCTCAGAGGTCTTCGTCACCCGCGACCTCTCTTCGTCCATGTCTCGCGGAACTTCGACTCGCGACACGCCCCTCGACATCCCCCTGGGACCGGACTACGTCGTCGGCCCTGGCGACACGCTCACCATTAACCTGTGGGGCGGCGTCACGCAGAGCCTCACGCGCGCCATCGACCGCAGCGGCCAGATCCTGCTACCCGAAGCCGGTTCACTTCAGGTCGCAGGTCTGCCTCTGCAACGCGCCGAGAGCCTGATCACCAGCGCACTCAAGCAGCAGTACCGCAACGTGCAGGTCTCCGTCATGATCTCGCGCCTGCGCTCGGTCCGCGTCTACCTCGTAGGCGATGTGCAACGCCCCGGCGGCTATGACATCAGCTCGCTCGCAACTCCCCTCAGCGCCCTCTACGCGGCTGGCGGTCCCACCTCGGTCGGCTCGCTCCGCATCGTCCGCCACTATCGCGGACAGCAGCTCATCGAAGACATCGACCTCTACGACTTTCTCCTCCACGGCGTTCAGAAGAACAGCGCACGCTTCGAGAGCGGAGACACACTACAAGTCCCTCCCGCAGGCCCGCAGGTCGCGGTCTCAGGCGCAGTCAAGCGGCCTGCCATCTACGAGCTCAAGCCCGGCGAATCAACCCTTGCCTCCGTGGTGGAAGACGCAGGTGGCCTGACGGTTGCGGCCTCACTCGGCCACATCACCATCGAGCGCATCGACGCCAACCACCAGCGCGAGACCGTAACCCTAAGCAACTCCAGCGGACAAGCCCCACAGCCAGACCACGCCGCTATCGATAAGTTCCTTATCAAAGATGGAGACCGCATCCACATCGCCCCCATCCTTCCCTACAGCGAGCGCGCCATCTACCTACAAGGCCACGTCGTACGCCCTGGACGCCTGCCTTATTCCGATGCCATGCGCCTTAGCGATGTGCTGCACAGCTATCAGGACATGCTGCCGGAGCCCGCGGCCCACGGCGAGATCGTGCGCCTCGTTCCCCCCGACCTCCATGCCGAGACTATCTCCTTCGATGTCCCCGACGTGCTCATCGGCAACGCGAACCTCTCGCTTCAGCCCTTCGATACGATCCGCATCTTCGGCCGCTACGAGGTCGATACCCCCAAGGTCACGATCCACGGCGAAGTTCTCCGCCCCGGCAACTATCCCCTCTCGGCCGGCATGACGGCAGCTCAGCTCGTGCGCATGGCCGGTGGTTTCAAGCGCGACGCACTACTCGACAGCGCCGACCTCACCAGCTACGGCATCGAAGGCGGCAACCGCGTAGCAGGCAAGCTCGCCACACTCCACATCGGAGCCGCCGTCAACGGCACCGAGCCCAACTCAGACGTGCCTCTCAAGCCCGGCGATATCCTCACCATCCACCAGATCACCGGCTGGAACGACATAGGCCAATCAGTCAGGATCGAAGGTCAGGTCCGCTTCCCCGGCAACTACGGCTTTCAAGAGGGCGAGCATCTCAGCTCCGTTCTCCGCCGTGCCGGTGGCCTGCGCGACACCGCATATCCAGAGGGCGCCGTGCTTATCCGCGAGCAGGTACGAGAGCTTGAAGAGAAGAGCCGTCAAGAGCTGATCCGTCAGATTGAGACCAACTCCGCAGCCGCACGCCTTGGCCCAGCTCTTGGAGCCGGAGACACAGGCAGCACGCTGCAACTCATCAAGTCGCAACAGGAGCAGGCCCTCAATCAGTTGAAGAGCCAACCCGCCAGCGGCCGCATGGTCATCCACATCAGCGACGACATCAATAGCTGGGCCAACACCCCCGCGGACATTGAGCTGCGTCGCGGTGACGTCCTTACCATCCCCAAACGCCCCGGCTTCGTGCTCGTGTCGGGCCAGGTCTACAACGCCACCGCGCTCACCTTCGCACCGGGCAAAACAGCAGCCTGGTATCTGAGCCACGCTGGCGGCACCAACAGCACCGCCAACAGGAAGGAAATCTTTATCATCCGAGCCAACGGCTCCGTAGTGGGACACCACTCCGGCGGCTTCTTCGACCCCAACGTGCTCTCCACCCGGCTCAATCCCGGCGACGTCGTCGTAGTGCCGCAGAAGATCATCGGAGCCTCTCTCCTGTGGCGCAACCTCCTGACCACCGCCCAGCTTGCCTCGTCCATCGGTATCACCGCAGGTATCGCGGCAGCAGCCCTGTAA
- a CDS encoding phytanoyl-CoA dioxygenase family protein — protein MKAFHELKAADLTAEVLQDEIASKGYVLIRGLLPQDAVHSVLDDVTQLLSTANWLAADSDPRERIARMGAACGDPDPVFKRVYQEVFNLESFHALPHQSTLHNVMKMLVGDQVLVHPKPIGRLIFPNCEHLVVHAHQDYEFMGGDPEFFTVWIPLHDCPVNAGPLRILEGSHRFGVQPHQRENLHVPEIPIEEAAGEAWVGGRINAGDVLIFHSLTVHAASPNLTEQMRISLDCRFQDARRVLNPSNLVFAGESGKSWEKTYANWQSDELKFYWRSIPLTFKPSKAELEHLSQTAESPSARAKYARMVSQLI, from the coding sequence ATGAAAGCTTTTCACGAACTCAAGGCAGCCGATCTCACAGCAGAGGTTCTGCAGGATGAGATCGCCTCCAAGGGCTATGTACTGATCCGCGGCCTCCTGCCCCAGGACGCTGTCCACTCCGTGCTGGATGATGTAACACAGCTTCTATCCACCGCGAACTGGCTGGCAGCAGACAGCGACCCTAGAGAGAGAATTGCCAGGATGGGCGCGGCCTGCGGCGATCCGGACCCAGTGTTCAAGCGTGTCTACCAAGAGGTGTTCAACCTCGAATCCTTCCATGCTCTGCCCCATCAATCCACGTTGCACAACGTGATGAAGATGCTCGTCGGCGATCAGGTGCTGGTTCACCCCAAGCCAATCGGCCGCCTGATCTTCCCCAACTGCGAGCATCTCGTCGTTCATGCCCACCAGGACTACGAGTTCATGGGAGGAGACCCCGAGTTCTTCACCGTGTGGATACCCCTGCACGATTGCCCTGTCAACGCAGGCCCCTTACGGATACTCGAAGGCTCCCATCGCTTCGGTGTTCAGCCGCACCAGCGAGAGAATCTCCACGTCCCGGAGATCCCGATAGAAGAGGCCGCAGGCGAGGCATGGGTTGGGGGTCGCATCAACGCCGGTGATGTCCTGATCTTCCACAGCCTGACCGTTCACGCGGCATCTCCGAACCTTACCGAGCAGATGCGCATCTCGCTCGATTGCAGATTCCAAGATGCTCGTCGCGTCCTCAATCCATCCAATCTGGTCTTCGCCGGTGAGTCCGGAAAGTCCTGGGAGAAGACCTACGCCAACTGGCAGTCGGATGAGCTGAAGTTTTACTGGAGGAGTATTCCGCTAACCTTCAAGCCCTCCAAGGCAGAGCTGGAGCATCTGTCCCAGACAGCTGAATCCCCATCGGCTCGCGCGAAGTATGCACGCATGGTCAGCCAGCTTATCTAG
- a CDS encoding cytochrome c, which translates to MKMSSKYISRFALAVGAFLLIFVAAAQAQTAPTQQAAQKRVAQPQKSEQVHSEGERIFAQNCSRCHTAPDGFSPRISGTVVRHMRVRAQLSQHDEEELLRFFNP; encoded by the coding sequence ATGAAGATGAGCTCGAAATATATTTCTCGATTTGCACTCGCAGTTGGTGCGTTTCTACTGATCTTTGTTGCTGCGGCACAGGCGCAGACAGCGCCGACGCAGCAGGCAGCTCAGAAGCGCGTTGCTCAGCCGCAGAAATCTGAGCAGGTTCACAGCGAGGGCGAACGCATCTTTGCTCAGAACTGCTCTCGTTGTCATACGGCACCGGATGGATTTTCGCCGCGCATCTCGGGCACGGTGGTGCGTCATATGCGCGTGCGGGCGCAACTGAGTCAGCATGATGAGGAAGAGTTGCTGCGCTTCTTCAACCCGTAG